The following are encoded in a window of Polynucleobacter sp. AP-Kolm-20A-A1 genomic DNA:
- a CDS encoding ParB/RepB/Spo0J family partition protein encodes MVAIKKKGLGRGLEALLGEKTQAASSSTDIHRLPLTALQAGKYQPRQKMEAGALQELAESIREQGVMQPLLVRLVAPGKYEIIAGERRFRAATIAGLKEVPVLVSGADDQAAAAMALVENMQREDLNPLEESQGLARLIEEFGFTHEQAAKAVGKSRSAITNLLRLAQLAKPVQAMLLAGDIDMGHARALLPLPGSSQVALAQRISAQGLSVREAERMTAALVIAGGQIGDKKAKSKPGNTSQGADPDMQRLTQEIADLIGLSTEFKLKGKGGELRIRFSQFDELDSLLKKLGIES; translated from the coding sequence ATGGTCGCTATTAAGAAAAAAGGTTTGGGTAGGGGTCTTGAAGCCCTGCTTGGAGAAAAGACTCAAGCAGCAAGCTCGTCCACCGATATCCATCGTTTGCCGCTAACAGCGTTGCAAGCAGGCAAATATCAGCCGCGTCAAAAAATGGAAGCAGGCGCTCTGCAAGAATTAGCAGAAAGCATTCGTGAGCAAGGCGTAATGCAACCACTGTTAGTGCGTTTGGTGGCGCCAGGCAAGTATGAAATTATTGCCGGCGAAAGACGTTTTCGTGCGGCCACTATTGCTGGTTTAAAAGAAGTTCCGGTTTTGGTTTCTGGTGCAGATGATCAAGCCGCCGCTGCAATGGCCCTAGTAGAAAATATGCAGCGTGAGGACCTAAATCCGCTCGAAGAGTCACAAGGCCTGGCTCGATTGATCGAAGAGTTTGGTTTTACACATGAGCAGGCTGCTAAAGCAGTAGGTAAATCAAGAAGCGCCATCACCAATCTGTTGCGTCTAGCGCAGCTGGCAAAGCCCGTGCAGGCCATGCTGTTGGCTGGCGATATTGATATGGGGCATGCCCGCGCACTTTTGCCCCTCCCAGGCTCTAGCCAGGTAGCTTTGGCCCAAAGAATCTCTGCCCAGGGCCTTTCTGTTCGTGAGGCGGAGCGCATGACTGCTGCATTGGTTATTGCTGGTGGACAAATTGGGGACAAAAAAGCCAAAAGCAAACCCGGCAACACATCACAGGGCGCGGATCCAGATATGCAGCGTTTAACCCAAGAAATAGCGGATTTGATTGGCTTAAGCACTGAATTTAAGCTTAAAGGTAAAGGCGGAGAGCTCAGAATCCGTTTTAGCCAGTTTGACGAGCTTGATTCCTTATTAAAAAAGTTGGGTATTGAGTCCTAA
- a CDS encoding ATP synthase subunit I: MIPQKNHFSDVNEWDEPEEEVIRVYSKEEIVALQQSNATKYRALSPWKIILAQVLITAISMLFWSIFGEPVGVSLYTQSAFLGGLISVLPTTLFLTRLELAKKSQRLNPGRFLAALVSGEFIKIAVTLMLFIGVAYYIPGVLWVPLLVTYLLALKCVWLAWLWR, translated from the coding sequence TTGATTCCTCAAAAAAATCACTTTTCCGATGTAAATGAATGGGATGAGCCTGAAGAAGAAGTCATTCGGGTCTACAGCAAAGAAGAGATTGTTGCGCTGCAGCAAAGTAATGCAACAAAATATCGCGCCCTTTCGCCTTGGAAAATTATTTTGGCCCAAGTGCTGATTACAGCTATCAGCATGCTGTTTTGGTCAATTTTTGGGGAGCCGGTAGGGGTAAGCCTTTATACTCAGTCGGCCTTTTTAGGTGGTTTAATTAGCGTCTTGCCTACAACGTTGTTTTTAACAAGGTTGGAGTTGGCAAAAAAATCGCAAAGATTAAATCCAGGAAGATTTTTAGCAGCATTAGTTTCGGGTGAATTTATCAAAATCGCCGTGACGCTGATGCTGTTTATAGGGGTTGCTTATTACATCCCTGGCGTGCTTTGGGTCCCCCTTTTGGTGACTTACCTGCTTGCCTTGAAGTGTGTGTGGCTGGCGTGGTTGTGGCGCTAA
- a CDS encoding F0F1 ATP synthase subunit B produces MNLNATLFAQMIVFFVLWWVVARFVWPPLVKALDERSSKIADGLAAAERGKEALALASNEAEQELTKARQEGVQRVAEAEKRAQMSAEEIRANAQAEAARIISQAQQDAAQQVTRAREVLRAEVALLAVKGAEQILRREVDAKAHGQLLDQLKAEL; encoded by the coding sequence GTGAATCTGAACGCGACCCTATTCGCGCAAATGATCGTTTTCTTCGTCTTATGGTGGGTTGTTGCACGCTTTGTGTGGCCACCGCTAGTAAAGGCGTTAGATGAGCGTTCAAGCAAAATTGCTGATGGTTTAGCTGCCGCCGAGCGTGGTAAAGAAGCTCTCGCACTAGCCAGCAATGAAGCTGAGCAAGAATTAACTAAAGCACGCCAAGAAGGTGTTCAACGCGTTGCTGAAGCTGAAAAACGTGCACAAATGTCAGCCGAAGAAATTCGCGCTAACGCACAAGCTGAAGCCGCTCGAATCATTTCTCAAGCGCAGCAAGATGCAGCCCAACAAGTAACTCGCGCACGTGAAGTATTGCGCGCAGAAGTTGCCCTGCTTGCTGTTAAAGGCGCCGAGCAAATTTTGCGTCGTGAAGTTGATGCAAAAGCTCACGGCCAATTGCTTGATCAACTAAAGGCAGAACTTTGA
- the rsmG gene encoding 16S rRNA (guanine(527)-N(7))-methyltransferase RsmG, translated as MSEGLLALGIQEIGLDLSSANIADLEMFLQEMGRWNQVHNLTAIEGEKDSVRLHLIDSVAVLPVLRRFLPGPSPKIADLGSGGGLPAIPIAIVQPEWRLSLIEAIRKKTAFLQHVRGKLKLKNIEVLSERAEDVALQQPGQYDAVISRAFTNLARFLELSLPFLKPDGLVFAMKAKRADEEMQDVCMDDWRLVADEPLHIPNLAVERRLLVLAPVRKSPSP; from the coding sequence ATGAGTGAGGGTTTGCTTGCGCTCGGAATACAGGAGATTGGTCTGGATTTGAGCTCGGCCAACATCGCGGATTTAGAGATGTTTTTGCAAGAAATGGGGAGATGGAATCAGGTCCATAACCTCACAGCAATTGAGGGTGAGAAAGACTCTGTGCGGCTGCATCTTATTGATTCTGTTGCAGTTTTACCTGTGCTGAGGCGGTTTTTACCGGGCCCATCACCCAAGATTGCAGACCTAGGTTCGGGTGGCGGCCTGCCGGCGATTCCCATTGCCATTGTGCAGCCCGAGTGGCGACTTTCCTTGATTGAGGCAATTCGTAAGAAGACGGCTTTTTTGCAGCATGTACGTGGAAAGCTGAAGCTAAAAAATATAGAAGTACTCAGTGAGCGTGCCGAAGATGTTGCGCTGCAGCAACCAGGCCAGTATGACGCAGTCATTTCTCGCGCATTTACCAATCTTGCCCGCTTTTTAGAGCTTTCATTACCTTTTTTAAAGCCAGACGGACTGGTGTTTGCCATGAAGGCAAAGCGTGCCGATGAAGAAATGCAGGACGTTTGTATGGATGATTGGCGTTTGGTAGCCGATGAACCTCTTCATATTCCTAATTTAGCGGTGGAGCGACGCCTTTTGGTGTTGGCCCCCGTGAGAAAATCCCCCTCCCCCTAA
- a CDS encoding F0F1 ATP synthase subunit delta, whose translation MAELATIARPYAEALFQSAKPAELAGCLEQLNELAQLAALPEVAALSNNPKVSADDLSKLLSGMVKTKLDPKVASFLNLVNQNHRLAAVPEIANQFEAMKNKSEGAAEVNITSAFPLEGSALNDLLSSLKKRFGGKELRPTIQVDPTLIGGVRIQVGDEVMDSSVKAQLAQMQASLGA comes from the coding sequence ATGGCTGAATTAGCCACCATTGCACGTCCTTATGCCGAAGCACTTTTTCAAAGTGCCAAGCCAGCTGAGCTCGCTGGTTGTTTAGAGCAATTAAACGAATTGGCACAGCTTGCTGCTTTGCCAGAAGTTGCTGCTTTGTCAAACAACCCAAAAGTATCCGCTGATGATTTAAGCAAGCTACTTTCCGGCATGGTGAAAACCAAGCTCGATCCTAAGGTTGCCAGCTTTTTAAATCTTGTGAATCAAAACCACCGCTTAGCAGCTGTTCCTGAAATTGCAAATCAATTTGAAGCAATGAAGAACAAGAGCGAAGGCGCAGCAGAAGTAAACATTACTAGCGCATTCCCTTTAGAGGGTTCTGCGTTAAATGATTTGTTGTCAAGTTTGAAGAAGCGCTTTGGGGGTAAAGAATTGCGCCCAACTATTCAGGTTGATCCAACATTGATTGGCGGAGTTCGCATTCAAGTTGGCGATGAAGTGATGGATAGTTCAGTTAAGGCCCAGTTAGCTCAAATGCAAGCAAGTCTTGGCGCATAA
- the atpB gene encoding F0F1 ATP synthase subunit A has translation MSSEVHQAHGAAEQMTPTAYISEHLQNLTNSGGPQSSIIDFSIINLDTIFWASLMGLLAVFILLIAARRATPGVPGRFQCLVEMIVEMVDTQAKSIVHGNRTFIAPLALFVFFWIILLNTLDLIPVDWVLGVNHFIESFGVHVPHHRLVPTTDLNATMGMSLSVLVLVFFYSFKVKGFGGFLHELISAPFGAKWYLAPFNLALNIIEYLAKGVSLGMRLFGNMYAGELVFLLIALLGSVWTFNLDLSLFGLVGHVIAGSAWAIFHILVILLQAFIFMMLTLVYIGQAHSHH, from the coding sequence ATGTCTAGCGAAGTACACCAAGCCCACGGGGCAGCAGAACAAATGACGCCAACAGCGTACATTTCTGAACACTTACAAAATCTCACCAATAGTGGTGGACCTCAGTCGTCCATTATTGATTTCAGCATCATCAATTTAGATACTATTTTCTGGGCCTCTTTAATGGGCCTCTTGGCAGTATTTATTTTGTTAATTGCAGCGCGTCGTGCAACACCTGGCGTTCCTGGTCGTTTTCAGTGCTTAGTGGAAATGATTGTGGAAATGGTGGATACACAAGCTAAGAGCATTGTTCATGGCAATCGCACTTTCATCGCACCACTCGCGCTCTTCGTTTTCTTTTGGATCATCCTTCTCAACACTCTCGACTTAATTCCAGTGGATTGGGTTTTAGGCGTAAATCATTTCATCGAAAGCTTTGGTGTGCACGTTCCTCACCACAGATTGGTTCCTACAACCGATTTGAATGCCACCATGGGCATGTCACTTTCAGTTTTGGTTTTGGTGTTCTTCTACAGCTTCAAAGTAAAAGGTTTTGGCGGCTTCTTGCATGAACTCATTTCTGCCCCATTCGGTGCGAAGTGGTATCTGGCCCCATTCAATCTTGCATTGAACATCATTGAATATTTGGCGAAAGGCGTTTCATTAGGAATGCGACTTTTCGGCAATATGTACGCTGGCGAATTGGTCTTCTTGTTGATCGCCCTACTTGGTAGCGTATGGACATTTAATTTAGATTTATCCCTGTTCGGATTGGTGGGCCACGTTATTGCTGGATCAGCTTGGGCCATCTTCCACATTTTGGTTATTTTGTTGCAGGCCTTCATTTTCATGATGTTGACTTTGGTTTACATCGGGCAGGCACATAGCCATCACTAA
- the atpE gene encoding F0F1 ATP synthase subunit C, with amino-acid sequence MQAFLATIQGSTAICIGIIIGLGAIGACLGIALMGGKYIEACARQPELMEPLQTKMFLLAGLIDAAFLIGVGVAMLFAFANPLLAVIK; translated from the coding sequence ATGCAAGCATTTTTAGCAACTATTCAAGGTTCAACAGCTATCTGTATCGGCATCATCATCGGCCTCGGCGCGATCGGTGCATGTTTGGGTATCGCATTGATGGGCGGCAAGTACATCGAAGCTTGTGCACGTCAACCAGAATTGATGGAGCCACTCCAAACTAAGATGTTCCTTTTGGCTGGTTTGATCGACGCTGCGTTCTTGATCGGCGTTGGTGTTGCAATGTTGTTTGCTTTCGCAAACCCACTGCTCGCAGTTATTAAGTAA
- the mnmG gene encoding tRNA uridine-5-carboxymethylaminomethyl(34) synthesis enzyme MnmG — MRYSKSFDVIVVGGGHAGTEAALASARMGCDTLLITHSIENLGAMSCNPSIGGIGKGHLVKEIDAMGGAMAAATDEAGIQFRILNSSKGPAVRATRAQGDRVLYKAAIRRRLENQPNLSLFQAAVDDLMVKGDEVQGVVTQMGLEFMAKKVVLTAGTFLDGKIHVGLNNYAGGRAGDPAAVSLSARLKELKLPQGRLKTGTPPRIDGRTIDFSVMLEQPGDLDPVPVFSYLGRPEQHPKQVPCWISHTNEKTHDIIRSGLDRSPMYTGVIEGVGPRYCPSIEDKIHRFASRNSHQIFLEPEGLTTNEFYPNGISTSLPFDVQWDLVRSIRGMESAVIVRPGYAIEYDFFDPRQLRHSLETRVIGGLYFAGQINGTTGYEEAAAQGMLAGINAGLAAKGKEPWLPKRSESYIGVLVDDLITRGVQEPYRMFTSRAEYRLSLREDNADMRLTTIGRELGLVDDYRWEVFCRKQEAVSRETSRLQSIWVGPKSEAAPFVSQLLGQDLSHECSLAELLRRPGVTYEAITMLGNGMWAPETLDEDLGLAAQISDQVEISVKYQGYIERQATEIARQEHNETFPLPESLDYTQVVGLSKEVQQKLNLHKPETLGQAGRISGVTPAALSLLLVHLKKGLGRTQETHE; from the coding sequence ATGCGTTATTCCAAAAGTTTCGATGTCATAGTGGTTGGTGGCGGTCACGCTGGGACCGAGGCCGCCCTGGCATCTGCGCGTATGGGTTGCGACACCCTATTAATTACCCATAGTATTGAAAACCTAGGCGCGATGAGCTGTAATCCCTCCATTGGTGGGATTGGTAAGGGCCACCTTGTGAAAGAGATTGATGCTATGGGGGGCGCCATGGCTGCAGCCACCGATGAGGCCGGTATTCAATTCCGTATTTTGAACTCCAGTAAGGGCCCTGCTGTTCGCGCCACTCGTGCTCAGGGCGACCGGGTTTTATATAAGGCAGCAATTCGCCGTCGACTAGAAAATCAACCTAATTTAAGCCTTTTTCAGGCTGCGGTAGATGATTTGATGGTTAAGGGTGACGAGGTTCAGGGCGTGGTCACCCAAATGGGCCTGGAGTTTATGGCCAAAAAAGTGGTTTTGACTGCCGGAACCTTTTTGGATGGAAAGATTCACGTTGGTTTAAATAATTATGCGGGTGGACGCGCAGGCGATCCTGCCGCAGTTTCTTTGTCTGCCAGACTAAAAGAATTGAAGCTTCCGCAGGGAAGGCTCAAGACTGGCACCCCGCCCCGGATTGATGGTCGGACGATCGACTTCTCCGTCATGCTTGAGCAGCCTGGAGATCTCGATCCAGTTCCGGTCTTTTCTTATTTGGGCCGCCCTGAGCAGCATCCCAAGCAGGTTCCTTGCTGGATTTCACATACCAATGAGAAAACCCACGACATTATTCGTAGTGGACTAGACCGTTCACCAATGTATACTGGCGTTATTGAAGGTGTTGGCCCTCGCTACTGCCCTTCCATTGAAGACAAAATTCATCGCTTTGCCTCTAGAAATAGTCATCAGATCTTTTTGGAGCCCGAGGGTTTAACAACAAACGAGTTTTACCCTAACGGGATATCGACCAGTCTGCCCTTTGATGTGCAGTGGGACTTGGTCCGCAGCATTCGTGGCATGGAGTCTGCGGTTATCGTGCGCCCTGGCTATGCCATTGAATATGACTTCTTTGATCCGCGCCAACTACGCCATAGTCTAGAGACTAGAGTTATTGGCGGCCTTTACTTTGCCGGCCAAATTAACGGCACCACGGGGTATGAAGAGGCTGCAGCGCAGGGAATGCTGGCTGGAATCAATGCTGGCTTGGCCGCCAAAGGCAAGGAACCTTGGTTGCCGAAGCGAAGCGAGTCCTATATCGGCGTTTTGGTGGACGACTTAATTACCCGCGGGGTCCAAGAGCCATATCGGATGTTCACTAGCCGAGCGGAATACCGCCTAAGCCTGCGCGAAGACAATGCGGATATGCGTTTAACTACTATTGGGCGAGAGCTGGGGCTTGTAGATGACTATCGCTGGGAAGTGTTTTGCAGAAAGCAGGAGGCTGTTTCACGTGAAACATCTCGTTTGCAAAGCATTTGGGTGGGCCCTAAGAGCGAGGCAGCCCCTTTTGTATCCCAGCTATTAGGCCAAGATCTTTCACATGAGTGTAGTTTGGCAGAGCTTTTAAGGCGCCCGGGTGTTACTTATGAAGCAATTACCATGCTTGGAAATGGCATGTGGGCTCCAGAGACTTTAGATGAAGATCTGGGTTTGGCCGCTCAAATTAGCGATCAAGTGGAAATTTCTGTGAAGTACCAGGGCTACATTGAACGCCAGGCTACCGAAATTGCTCGTCAAGAACACAATGAGACATTCCCATTGCCTGAGTCGCTTGATTACACACAGGTTGTTGGTTTATCTAAAGAGGTTCAGCAAAAGCTCAATCTACATAAGCCCGAAACATTGGGTCAGGCCGGCCGCATTTCTGGTGTAACACCGGCAGCCCTTTCTTTGCTTTTAGTACACCTTAAAAAAGGTTTGGGCCGCACCCAAGAAACCCATGAGTGA
- a CDS encoding ParA family protein produces the protein MAKIFCIANQKGGVGKTTTAVNLAASLAGLQQRVLLVDLDPQGNATMGSGVEKADLNASVYQVLIGMSSVKDCAQRCESSGYDVLPANRDLAGAEIELVDLDLREVRLKDALAQVANDYDFILIDCPPALSLLTLNGLCAANGVIVPMQCEYFALEGLSDLVNTIKQVHANLNPDLVIIGLLRVMFDARMTLQQQVSDQLLEHFGDKVFKSIIPRNVRLAEAPSYGLPGVAFDKSSRGAKAYLEFGAEMVERIKHM, from the coding sequence ATGGCAAAAATCTTCTGTATTGCAAATCAAAAAGGTGGTGTTGGTAAGACCACTACAGCCGTTAACTTGGCGGCGAGCTTGGCCGGCCTTCAGCAGCGCGTCTTGTTGGTGGACTTGGATCCCCAAGGCAATGCAACCATGGGCTCTGGTGTAGAGAAGGCAGACCTCAATGCCAGCGTTTACCAGGTCTTGATCGGCATGTCGTCTGTTAAAGATTGTGCACAGCGTTGTGAAAGTTCGGGCTATGACGTATTGCCAGCTAATCGTGATTTAGCTGGCGCAGAAATTGAATTGGTGGATTTGGATTTGCGCGAAGTGCGCCTGAAAGATGCGCTTGCTCAAGTAGCAAATGATTACGATTTTATTTTGATTGATTGTCCCCCTGCTTTATCTTTGCTAACACTCAACGGATTGTGTGCGGCTAATGGTGTGATTGTTCCAATGCAGTGTGAATACTTTGCGCTAGAGGGGCTGTCTGATTTAGTGAACACCATTAAACAAGTACACGCAAATTTGAATCCGGATTTAGTCATCATTGGTTTGTTGCGCGTGATGTTTGATGCGCGCATGACACTGCAACAACAGGTGTCGGATCAATTGCTGGAACACTTTGGCGACAAAGTATTTAAGAGCATTATTCCGCGTAATGTCCGTCTTGCCGAAGCCCCATCATATGGGCTTCCTGGCGTGGCTTTTGATAAGTCATCGCGTGGCGCAAAAGCCTATTTAGAGTTTGGCGCTGAAATGGTTGAGCGCATCAAACACATGTAA